One Cellulomonas taurus genomic region harbors:
- a CDS encoding sugar ABC transporter ATP-binding protein: protein MVNADPQPLLQMRGIVKEFPGARALDGVDLEVLPGEVHCLLGQNGAGKSTLIKILAGAHQPTDGTVLVDGQPVTITTPVAALSLGIATMYQELDVVGGLTVAENIYLGHELATAGVQRRREARQRTRELLRRLGHAELSPNREVGTLSAAAQQVVSMARALSHDARVIIMDEPSAVLDSDEVQNLFRVVRELTAAGVAIVYISHRMEEIRAIGDRITVLKDGRTVAANLPVAETPTADLIRLMTGRSVEYAFPAAPPADPAAPVVLDVTDLALRGTFRDVSFQVRAGEIVGLAGLVGSGRSEILETIYGARKASAGTVTVGDTRLRAGSVGAAVKAGIGLAPEERKSQGLLLDEPVYRNITLSTFGRFANGGLLNEKAERDAAQEQAESLDLRPTGVDRAIRTLSGGNQQKAMLARWLVHGCRVLLLDEPTRGVDVGARAEIYALVRRLADSGAAVVVVSSEIPEVLGLADRVLVVSEGRVVHTGPTDQIDEHAVLDMVMEGSAA, encoded by the coding sequence ATGGTCAACGCCGACCCCCAGCCGCTGCTCCAGATGCGCGGCATCGTCAAGGAATTCCCGGGTGCCCGGGCGCTCGACGGAGTGGACCTGGAGGTCCTCCCCGGAGAGGTGCACTGCCTGCTCGGGCAGAACGGCGCCGGGAAATCCACCCTGATCAAGATCCTCGCCGGTGCGCACCAGCCCACCGACGGCACCGTGCTGGTCGACGGGCAGCCCGTCACCATCACCACTCCGGTCGCCGCCCTCTCCCTCGGCATCGCCACCATGTACCAGGAACTGGACGTGGTCGGCGGGCTGACGGTGGCCGAGAACATCTACCTCGGGCACGAGCTCGCCACCGCCGGGGTGCAGCGTCGCCGCGAGGCCCGCCAGCGCACCCGCGAGCTGCTGCGCCGGCTCGGGCACGCCGAGCTGTCGCCCAACCGGGAGGTCGGCACCCTGTCGGCCGCCGCCCAGCAGGTGGTGTCGATGGCCCGGGCACTGTCCCACGACGCCCGCGTCATCATCATGGACGAGCCGTCCGCGGTCTTGGACTCGGACGAGGTGCAGAACCTGTTCCGGGTGGTGCGCGAGCTGACCGCCGCCGGGGTCGCCATCGTCTACATCTCGCACCGGATGGAGGAGATCCGCGCGATCGGCGACCGGATCACCGTGCTGAAGGACGGTCGCACCGTCGCCGCCAACCTGCCGGTGGCCGAGACCCCGACCGCCGACCTGATCCGCCTGATGACCGGCCGCAGCGTCGAGTACGCCTTCCCGGCGGCACCCCCGGCCGACCCCGCCGCCCCGGTGGTGCTGGACGTGACCGACCTCGCGCTGCGCGGGACCTTCCGCGATGTCAGCTTCCAGGTGCGGGCCGGGGAGATCGTCGGGCTCGCCGGACTGGTCGGCTCGGGTCGCTCCGAGATCCTGGAGACCATCTACGGGGCGCGCAAGGCCAGCGCCGGGACGGTGACCGTCGGTGACACCCGACTGCGCGCCGGGTCGGTCGGCGCCGCGGTGAAGGCCGGGATCGGACTGGCCCCCGAGGAACGCAAGAGCCAGGGTCTGCTGTTGGACGAGCCGGTCTACCGCAACATCACGCTGTCCACCTTCGGTCGCTTCGCCAACGGCGGGCTGCTGAACGAGAAGGCCGAGCGGGACGCGGCACAGGAGCAGGCCGAGTCGCTGGACCTGCGCCCCACCGGCGTCGACCGGGCGATCCGCACCCTGTCCGGCGGCAACCAGCAGAAGGCGATGCTGGCCCGCTGGCTGGTGCACGGCTGCCGGGTGCTGCTGCTGGACGAACCGACCCGGGGTGTCGACGTCGGTGCCCGGGCCGAGATCTACGCCCTGGTGCGCCGACTGGCCGATTCCGGGGCCGCCGTCGTGGTGGTCTCCAGCGAGATCCCGGAGGTGCTCGGTCTGGCCGACCGGGTGCTGGTGGTGTCCGAGGGCCGGGTGGTGCACACCGGGCCGACCGATCAGATCGACGAGCACGCCGTGCTCGACATGGTGATGGAAGGAAGTGCGGCGTGA
- a CDS encoding ABC transporter permease: MSHQTAAAPPAPNEQARVEKQAAVKSRYSFGGAGTRNIGLIIALVVLFVIGYATSGTRFASLDNLTVIVSTASIIGVLSIGMTFVITAGGIDLSVGSVLGLASVWATTLATQTMAGQYGWIVMVGCALLVGVGAGLINGVLIAYGKVVAFIATLAMLVAARGLAELIAQRRTQLVNVDSFNSTFKGDLLGVPKIVWIFALVAVAGWFLLNRTTFGRRTVAVGGNPEAARLAGIPVKRHTMMLYALAGLAAGIAAVMMLARTGAGSSTNGQLYELDAIAAVVVGGTLLVGGRGTIVGTVLGVLIFATLTNLFVQNNLDSSVQSVAKGAIIIAAVLLQQRFVSRGRAG, encoded by the coding sequence GTGAGCCACCAGACCGCAGCGGCGCCGCCGGCGCCCAACGAGCAGGCCCGGGTCGAGAAGCAGGCAGCGGTCAAGTCCCGCTACTCCTTCGGCGGCGCCGGGACCCGGAACATCGGACTGATCATCGCCCTGGTGGTGCTGTTCGTGATCGGGTACGCCACCTCCGGCACCCGGTTCGCCAGCCTGGACAACCTCACGGTGATCGTCTCCACCGCCTCGATCATCGGGGTGCTGAGCATCGGGATGACCTTCGTGATCACGGCGGGTGGCATCGACCTGTCGGTGGGATCGGTGCTCGGACTGGCATCGGTGTGGGCGACCACGCTCGCCACGCAGACCATGGCCGGGCAGTACGGCTGGATCGTGATGGTCGGCTGCGCGCTGCTGGTCGGCGTCGGTGCCGGTCTGATCAACGGTGTGCTGATCGCCTACGGGAAGGTGGTCGCCTTCATCGCGACCCTGGCCATGCTGGTCGCCGCCCGCGGCCTCGCCGAGCTGATCGCCCAGCGCCGCACCCAGCTGGTGAACGTCGACAGCTTCAACTCCACCTTCAAGGGTGACCTGCTCGGGGTGCCGAAGATCGTCTGGATCTTCGCCCTGGTCGCGGTCGCCGGGTGGTTCCTGCTCAACCGCACCACCTTCGGTCGCCGCACGGTGGCGGTGGGGGGCAACCCGGAGGCGGCGCGCCTGGCCGGCATCCCGGTCAAGCGGCACACCATGATGCTGTACGCCCTGGCTGGTCTCGCCGCCGGGATCGCCGCGGTGATGATGCTGGCCCGCACCGGTGCCGGGTCCTCCACCAACGGTCAGCTGTACGAGCTGGACGCCATCGCCGCGGTGGTGGTCGGCGGCACGCTGCTGGTCGGTGGTCGCGGCACCATCGTCGGCACCGTGCTCGGTGTGCTGATCTTCGCCACCCTGACCAACCTGTTCGTGCAGAACAACCTGGACTCCTCGGTGCAGTCGGTGGCCAAGGGGGCGATCATCATCGCCGCCGTCCTCCTGCAGCAGCGCTTCGTCTCCCGCGGCCGAGCGGGCTAA
- a CDS encoding substrate-binding domain-containing protein produces the protein MSIRRLIPLAAVAGLALVGCTSNTPAENNDGTGNTGTSANQAVSDNDEPGDTVVIGFSAPAADHGWMGAITTAAQAEAEQYEDVELRVAEGTNDVNLQISQIEQFINDDVDAIVLLPFDGGALTDVATKAMEAGIPVINVDREFSSPFASRSTVLGDNYGMGVSAGTYVCEQLGDQPDAVVAEIAGIDSLPLTQDRSQGFADALDGCGLEVANRVAADFTVQGGEQAAANLLQAAPEIDAIWNHDDDQGVGVLAAIENAGRDEFFLVGGAGSANMMREIQDPESVVKATVIYPSTQAADGIKLARLVAHGDRSLSDLASFSVPRTVQLFAPVVTEDNVDDYIDSAFES, from the coding sequence ATGTCCATCCGACGTTTGATCCCGTTGGCCGCCGTTGCCGGTCTGGCACTGGTCGGCTGCACGTCGAACACCCCGGCCGAGAACAACGACGGCACGGGCAACACCGGCACTTCGGCCAACCAGGCGGTCTCCGACAACGACGAGCCGGGGGACACGGTGGTCATCGGGTTCTCCGCCCCGGCCGCGGACCACGGCTGGATGGGTGCGATCACCACCGCTGCCCAGGCCGAGGCCGAGCAGTACGAGGACGTCGAGCTCCGGGTCGCGGAGGGCACCAACGACGTCAACCTGCAGATCAGCCAGATCGAGCAGTTCATCAACGACGACGTCGACGCGATCGTGCTGCTGCCCTTCGACGGCGGTGCGCTCACCGATGTGGCGACCAAGGCGATGGAGGCCGGGATCCCGGTCATCAACGTCGACCGCGAGTTCTCCAGCCCGTTCGCCTCCCGGAGCACCGTGCTGGGCGACAACTACGGCATGGGGGTCAGCGCCGGCACCTACGTCTGCGAGCAGCTCGGCGACCAGCCGGACGCCGTGGTGGCCGAGATCGCCGGGATCGACTCGCTGCCGCTGACCCAGGACCGCTCGCAGGGCTTCGCGGATGCGCTGGACGGCTGCGGGCTGGAGGTCGCCAACCGGGTGGCCGCCGACTTCACCGTCCAGGGCGGCGAGCAGGCGGCGGCGAACCTGCTGCAGGCGGCGCCGGAGATCGACGCGATCTGGAACCACGACGACGACCAGGGTGTCGGCGTCCTGGCGGCGATCGAGAACGCCGGGCGGGACGAGTTCTTCCTGGTCGGCGGCGCCGGCTCCGCGAACATGATGCGGGAGATCCAGGACCCGGAGTCGGTGGTCAAGGCCACGGTCATCTACCCCTCCACCCAGGCGGCCGACGGGATCAAGCTGGCCCGCCTGGTGGCCCATGGTGACCGGTCCCTGAGTGACCTGGCCTCGTTCAGCGTGCCGCGCACGGTGCAGCTGTTTGCCCCGGTCGTCACCGAGGACAACGTCGACGACTACATCGACTCGGCCTTCGAGTCCTGA
- a CDS encoding Gfo/Idh/MocA family protein: MNEARTLGVGMIGYAFMGAAHSQAWRTAPRFFDLPLAPRMRVLAGRDPGGVKAAAERLGWEQTVTGWSELIERDDVDLVDICTPGHTHAEIAIAALDAGKHVLCEKPLANTLAEAEAMVAAAERAAARGVRSMVGFTYRRVPAVQLARQLVDDGRLGDLRHVRVQYLQDWLTDPEAPLTWRLDKQLAGSGALGDIGSHAVDLAQFITGERVTGVAATLETFVTERPYPAGGPSGGLVSAAGDTRGPVTVDDAAVFLGRLTGGALGVFEATRFATGRKNALRIEVNGSRGSLAFDFEDMNVLQFLDAEDDVQGFRRVQVTEPEHPYVAAWWPAGHGLGYEHAFTHQVVDLVDAISAGTDPAPSFADGLAVQRVLDAVERSAADDSRWTTV, encoded by the coding sequence ATGAACGAGGCACGCACACTCGGTGTGGGGATGATCGGCTACGCCTTCATGGGCGCCGCGCACTCTCAGGCATGGCGCACCGCCCCCCGGTTCTTCGACCTGCCGCTCGCCCCGCGGATGCGGGTGCTGGCAGGACGTGACCCGGGTGGGGTCAAGGCAGCCGCCGAACGACTCGGCTGGGAGCAGACGGTCACCGGCTGGTCCGAGCTGATCGAGCGGGACGACGTGGACCTGGTGGACATCTGCACCCCCGGCCACACGCACGCCGAGATCGCGATCGCCGCGCTGGACGCGGGCAAGCACGTGCTGTGCGAGAAGCCGCTGGCCAACACGCTCGCGGAGGCCGAGGCGATGGTCGCCGCCGCCGAGCGGGCAGCCGCCCGTGGGGTCAGGTCGATGGTGGGCTTCACCTACCGTCGGGTGCCCGCGGTGCAGTTGGCCCGGCAGCTGGTCGACGACGGACGACTGGGCGACCTGCGCCACGTGCGGGTGCAGTACCTGCAGGACTGGCTGACCGACCCGGAGGCGCCCCTCACCTGGCGACTGGACAAGCAGTTGGCCGGATCGGGTGCCCTCGGTGACATCGGCTCGCACGCGGTGGACCTGGCGCAGTTCATCACCGGAGAGCGGGTGACCGGGGTGGCGGCGACGCTGGAGACCTTCGTGACCGAACGCCCCTACCCGGCGGGCGGGCCGTCCGGTGGGCTGGTGAGCGCCGCCGGTGACACCCGCGGCCCGGTGACGGTGGACGACGCGGCGGTGTTCCTCGGTCGGCTCACCGGAGGGGCGCTGGGCGTCTTCGAGGCCACCCGGTTCGCCACCGGCCGCAAGAACGCACTGCGGATCGAGGTCAACGGGTCGCGTGGTTCGCTGGCCTTCGACTTCGAGGACATGAACGTGCTGCAGTTCCTCGACGCCGAGGACGACGTGCAGGGCTTCCGCCGGGTGCAGGTCACCGAACCGGAGCACCCGTACGTCGCCGCCTGGTGGCCGGCCGGCCACGGGCTGGGCTACGAGCACGCCTTCACCCACCAGGTCGTCGATCTGGTGGACGCGATCTCCGCCGGCACCGACCCGGCACCGTCCTTCGCGGACGGGCTGGCGGTGCAGCGGGTGCTGGACGCGGTGGAGCGTTCAGCCGCCGACGACAGTCGCTGGACGACTGTCTGA
- a CDS encoding PQQ-dependent sugar dehydrogenase yields the protein MKDIQPRTHRGRRPIAAVLATVLAGTAFALISAPAQAHDGVDHGAEPGAEAALDWTNYEKVTLTKDVGEPIDLAVLPDGRVLHTARNGDVRLTDPGTGVTTIVNSIPVYANSEDGLQSIGIDPDFEENGWVYLVYAPPGNTPAGNAPNTLPAGADESYWDQWVGVNRLSRFQWTGEALDLSSEQKILDVEVQRGQCCHVGADFDWDADGNLYLGTGDNTPAGTPGANGFAPNNDAPGMNPGFDSRRGAGNTNDLRGKILRIHVEEDGSYTIPEGNLFPEGTEGTRPEIFVMGVRNPFKLDVDPQTNSLSWGDYGPDATKAAAATAGRGPMGLVEWNVTSLDEPHNSGWPFVTGDNFAYNDWDFATGTPGAFFDPENLVNDSRWNTGLTELPPAKPATLYYGDEPGDQPWDELVTFGTGNGQGPMGGPVYHYDPDAGESAWPEYWDKKAFFGEFSQDYIAAFTVDWDTFEVTHIEDVTPNAEIGSADFPPIDNPMDIEFGPDGAMYVLDYGDGFFRANPDAGLYRISYAEGNKSPRAAFTATPNSSSAAPLEVEFDASDSADPEGEALTYQWDFDGNGTWDAEGVSASYTYTELGLYTARLRVTDPQGKFALTSHPISVGNQAPEVTLDYPANGGFFDWGQAVPFKVTTTDAEDGAETVCSRVSWTYGLGHDEHAHPESSGTGCQGAFATDPNSPEHGPGALLYGAVVVNYTDNGANGVPAARGEATARLNPKTQELEHGVKKGVTVYGDASASGGNAIRGLGNGDSVTFTPVNFTGITGAVVRANGGGEIQLRWGTADAAPFATATIPAAAGWQDVEIAFTAPEGTGDLVVTSADELAVDSITMVGAGVADVTAPTVAHTLTPAEPTGVGGVFTEPVRFAVQPTDDGAIRSVEYSRDGGATWIALAANQQYGVTFGENGAYDLRYRATDTAGNVSELGQVAFTVDLDAPQEPTVDTTLAATVPASRVGFGSPGVVNVSVTAGEQAPDGEVAVLLGETEVGRAPLGADGTAAVPLAADLAVGSHTLRVVYAGGEVFKPSESTVRLTVARTTSLVTATAPQVKPAVAAKVSVQVASATGIVPAGDVTVTVKRNNATVATAAGTLDAAGASVVTLGKLPEGTYQVQVAYSGSAGIAASTTSTTLTVRS from the coding sequence ATGAAGGATATCCAGCCGCGCACTCATCGCGGCAGACGACCGATCGCCGCGGTGCTGGCGACGGTCCTGGCGGGGACGGCGTTCGCGCTGATCAGTGCCCCCGCGCAAGCCCACGATGGCGTGGACCACGGTGCCGAGCCGGGTGCGGAAGCTGCACTCGATTGGACCAATTACGAGAAGGTGACGCTGACCAAGGACGTCGGCGAGCCGATCGATCTGGCGGTGCTGCCCGATGGTCGAGTGCTGCACACCGCCCGCAACGGTGACGTCCGGCTGACCGACCCGGGCACCGGTGTCACCACGATCGTCAACAGCATCCCGGTGTACGCCAACTCCGAGGACGGCCTGCAGTCCATCGGGATCGACCCGGACTTCGAGGAGAACGGCTGGGTGTACCTGGTGTACGCCCCGCCCGGGAACACCCCCGCCGGGAACGCCCCGAACACCCTGCCTGCCGGTGCCGACGAGTCCTACTGGGACCAGTGGGTCGGCGTGAACCGGCTGTCCCGGTTCCAGTGGACGGGTGAGGCACTGGACCTGAGCAGCGAGCAGAAGATCCTGGACGTCGAGGTGCAGCGCGGTCAGTGCTGCCACGTCGGCGCCGACTTCGACTGGGACGCCGACGGGAACCTGTACCTGGGCACCGGCGACAACACCCCGGCCGGGACCCCGGGTGCCAACGGCTTCGCGCCGAACAATGACGCCCCGGGGATGAACCCGGGCTTCGACTCCCGCCGTGGCGCCGGGAACACCAACGACCTGCGCGGCAAGATCCTGCGGATCCACGTCGAGGAGGACGGCAGCTACACGATCCCGGAGGGGAACCTCTTCCCGGAGGGCACCGAGGGCACCCGCCCGGAGATCTTCGTGATGGGCGTGCGCAACCCGTTCAAGCTGGACGTGGACCCGCAGACCAACTCGCTGTCCTGGGGTGACTACGGTCCGGACGCGACCAAGGCCGCCGCGGCGACCGCCGGTCGTGGCCCGATGGGTCTGGTGGAGTGGAACGTCACCAGCCTGGACGAGCCGCACAACTCCGGCTGGCCGTTCGTCACCGGTGACAACTTCGCTTACAACGACTGGGACTTCGCCACCGGCACTCCGGGGGCGTTCTTCGACCCGGAGAACCTGGTCAACGACTCGCGCTGGAACACCGGTCTGACCGAGCTGCCGCCGGCCAAGCCCGCCACGCTGTACTACGGCGACGAGCCGGGCGACCAGCCGTGGGACGAGCTGGTCACCTTCGGCACCGGCAACGGCCAGGGCCCGATGGGCGGGCCGGTCTACCACTACGACCCCGACGCAGGGGAGTCCGCGTGGCCGGAGTACTGGGACAAGAAGGCCTTCTTCGGTGAGTTCTCCCAGGACTACATCGCCGCCTTCACTGTGGACTGGGACACCTTCGAGGTGACCCACATCGAGGACGTCACCCCGAACGCGGAGATCGGCTCGGCGGACTTCCCGCCGATCGACAACCCGATGGACATCGAGTTCGGTCCGGACGGCGCGATGTACGTGCTCGACTACGGTGACGGCTTCTTCCGGGCCAACCCGGACGCCGGGCTGTACCGGATCTCCTACGCCGAGGGGAACAAGTCGCCGCGGGCCGCCTTCACGGCCACGCCGAACTCCTCCTCCGCCGCACCGCTCGAGGTCGAGTTCGACGCCTCGGACTCCGCGGACCCGGAGGGTGAGGCCCTCACCTACCAGTGGGACTTCGACGGGAACGGGACCTGGGACGCCGAGGGCGTCTCCGCGTCGTACACCTACACCGAGCTGGGCCTGTACACCGCCCGGCTGCGGGTGACCGACCCGCAGGGCAAGTTCGCGCTGACCAGCCACCCGATCTCGGTCGGGAACCAGGCACCCGAGGTCACCCTCGACTACCCGGCGAACGGCGGGTTCTTCGACTGGGGGCAGGCCGTCCCGTTCAAGGTGACGACCACCGACGCCGAGGACGGCGCCGAGACGGTGTGCAGCCGGGTGTCCTGGACCTACGGTCTGGGCCACGACGAGCACGCCCACCCGGAGAGCTCCGGCACCGGTTGCCAGGGTGCCTTCGCCACCGACCCGAACTCCCCGGAGCACGGGCCCGGCGCGCTGCTGTACGGCGCCGTGGTGGTCAACTACACCGACAACGGGGCGAACGGGGTCCCGGCCGCCCGCGGTGAGGCCACCGCCCGGCTGAACCCGAAGACCCAGGAGCTGGAGCACGGGGTCAAGAAGGGCGTCACCGTCTACGGCGACGCCTCGGCCTCCGGTGGCAACGCGATCCGTGGCCTCGGCAACGGGGACTCGGTGACCTTCACCCCGGTGAACTTCACCGGGATCACCGGCGCCGTGGTCCGGGCGAACGGCGGCGGTGAGATCCAGCTGCGCTGGGGCACCGCCGACGCCGCGCCCTTCGCCACCGCGACCATTCCCGCCGCCGCCGGGTGGCAGGACGTGGAGATCGCCTTCACCGCCCCCGAGGGCACCGGCGACCTGGTGGTCACCAGCGCCGACGAGCTGGCGGTGGACTCGATCACCATGGTGGGGGCGGGCGTCGCCGATGTCACCGCACCGACCGTGGCGCACACCCTCACCCCGGCGGAGCCGACCGGTGTGGGTGGCGTGTTCACCGAGCCGGTCCGGTTCGCCGTCCAGCCCACCGACGACGGTGCGATCCGTTCGGTGGAGTACAGCCGGGACGGTGGCGCCACCTGGATCGCCCTGGCCGCCAACCAGCAGTACGGCGTGACCTTCGGCGAGAACGGGGCCTACGACCTGCGGTACCGGGCGACCGACACCGCGGGCAATGTCTCCGAGCTGGGCCAGGTCGCCTTCACCGTCGACCTGGACGCGCCGCAGGAGCCGACCGTCGACACCACCCTGGCGGCCACCGTGCCGGCATCGCGGGTCGGCTTCGGCAGCCCGGGTGTGGTGAACGTGTCGGTCACCGCCGGGGAGCAAGCCCCCGACGGCGAGGTCGCGGTGCTGCTCGGTGAGACCGAGGTCGGCCGGGCACCGCTGGGTGCCGACGGCACGGCTGCCGTGCCGCTGGCCGCCGACCTCGCGGTGGGCAGCCACACCCTGCGGGTGGTGTACGCGGGCGGCGAGGTCTTCAAGCCGTCCGAGTCCACCGTGCGGCTGACCGTCGCCCGCACCACCTCACTCGTCACCGCCACGGCCCCGCAGGTGAAGCCCGCGGTCGCCGCCAAGGTGTCGGTGCAGGTGGCGTCGGCGACCGGGATCGTCCCGGCCGGCGACGTGACGGTCACGGTCAAGCGGAACAACGCCACGGTGGCCACGGCCGCCGGGACCCTCGACGCCGCCGGCGCGAGCGTCGTCACCCTCGGGAAGCTCCCGGAGGGCACCTACCAGGTCCAGGTCGCCTACAGCGGCTCGGCCGGTATCGCAGCGAGCACCACGAGCACCACCCTCACTGTCCGCAGCTAG
- a CDS encoding sugar phosphate isomerase/epimerase family protein: MSRRSVMKALAASTVAVGVGTALGAQSAGALTPTAAAPGRGGSKLVPANRIGIQLYTVRDKVASVGFRTVFEQLSAMGYSEIEFAGYTQGNVGPITPQEIRTLLDDNGLRAVGSHVSTSLLRTDLANQIDIAHTLGTPHLGTGNAPTNDATKEGYLAAAEEWNGWGEQVSAAGLKLYQHNHDGEFRFDPVDPSVRLYDVFYDNTDPNLVFLEMDIYWAYVGQHKYPGFEPIDYILRNPRRYPLLHLKDGKANEASGNGYDIIEFGAGDLPYQSFLSQLRTRGQHFGLYEQDNAATTAVPPNPLDSFGNADRSYDAIAGLRG, translated from the coding sequence ATGAGCCGTCGCTCGGTGATGAAGGCCCTCGCCGCATCCACCGTGGCCGTCGGCGTGGGCACCGCCCTCGGTGCGCAGTCCGCCGGGGCGCTCACCCCGACCGCCGCCGCCCCCGGTCGTGGCGGCAGCAAGCTCGTCCCGGCCAACCGGATCGGCATCCAGCTGTACACCGTGCGGGACAAGGTGGCCTCGGTCGGCTTCCGCACCGTGTTCGAGCAGCTGTCCGCGATGGGCTACTCGGAGATCGAGTTCGCCGGGTACACCCAGGGCAACGTCGGCCCGATCACCCCGCAGGAGATCCGCACCCTGCTGGACGACAACGGACTGCGCGCCGTCGGCAGCCACGTCAGCACCAGCCTGCTGCGCACCGACCTGGCCAACCAGATCGACATCGCGCACACCCTCGGCACGCCGCACCTGGGCACCGGGAACGCCCCGACCAACGACGCCACCAAGGAGGGCTACCTCGCGGCGGCCGAGGAGTGGAACGGGTGGGGCGAGCAGGTCAGCGCCGCCGGACTGAAGCTCTACCAGCACAACCACGACGGCGAGTTCCGCTTCGACCCGGTCGACCCCTCGGTCCGGCTCTACGACGTGTTCTACGACAACACCGACCCGAACCTGGTGTTCCTGGAGATGGACATCTACTGGGCCTACGTCGGCCAGCACAAGTACCCCGGGTTCGAGCCGATCGACTACATCCTGCGCAACCCGCGGCGCTACCCGCTGCTGCACCTGAAGGACGGCAAGGCCAACGAGGCCAGCGGCAACGGCTACGACATCATCGAATTCGGTGCCGGTGACCTGCCGTACCAGTCCTTCCTGTCCCAGCTGCGCACCCGTGGCCAGCACTTCGGCCTGTACGAGCAGGACAACGCCGCCACCACCGCGGTGCCGCCCAACCCGCTCGACTCCTTCGGCAACGCCGACCGGAGCTACGACGCCATCGCCGGGCTCCGCGGCTGA
- a CDS encoding WxL protein peptidoglycan domain-containing protein, with the protein MRVVLRALILTLTLVLAGIFAFAPRADAATDPQQVSWGVRPANTVHGTDRPNFAYRLPPGGTVQDAIVVTNRGGEPLSLDVYAADGFLTSDGTLDLVAAGEQSEAVGAWTVAAGSPVTVPPNESVEVPFTLTVPADAQPGDYAGGVVSTLRVENAEGVTVDRRLGSRVHLRVTGDLTPALTVDDVQVQYLSAGANPLTPGTATVSFAVTNTGNARIAPGETVTVGGPFGWGSTPAAQVDLPELIPGATVQRTATLEDVWPLVLATAEISVGGTVVALPGGDAERVAVPTASASANAWAVPWTQIAGLLLLVALIVWRAGAGRRRKAAQQRAVDAAVADALRTA; encoded by the coding sequence GTGCGCGTCGTGCTCCGGGCCCTGATCCTCACCCTCACCCTGGTGCTCGCGGGCATCTTCGCCTTCGCCCCGCGCGCCGACGCCGCCACCGATCCGCAGCAGGTGTCCTGGGGTGTCCGTCCAGCCAACACCGTGCACGGCACCGACCGGCCCAACTTCGCCTACCGGCTGCCGCCCGGGGGCACGGTGCAGGACGCGATCGTCGTCACCAACCGGGGCGGCGAGCCGCTCAGCCTGGACGTCTACGCCGCCGATGGCTTCCTGACCTCGGACGGCACGCTGGACCTGGTCGCGGCGGGCGAGCAGTCCGAGGCGGTCGGCGCCTGGACCGTCGCCGCGGGCAGCCCGGTCACCGTCCCGCCGAACGAGTCGGTGGAGGTGCCCTTCACCCTCACCGTCCCGGCCGACGCACAGCCCGGCGACTACGCCGGTGGGGTGGTCTCCACCCTGCGCGTGGAGAACGCCGAGGGCGTCACCGTCGACCGCCGCCTCGGCTCCCGGGTGCACCTGCGGGTGACCGGTGACCTCACCCCCGCACTGACCGTCGACGACGTGCAGGTGCAGTACCTCAGCGCCGGCGCCAACCCGCTGACCCCGGGCACCGCGACCGTGAGCTTCGCGGTGACCAACACCGGCAACGCCCGGATCGCGCCGGGGGAGACCGTGACCGTCGGCGGTCCCTTCGGCTGGGGCAGCACCCCGGCCGCACAGGTCGACCTGCCGGAGCTGATCCCCGGCGCCACCGTGCAGCGCACCGCCACCCTGGAGGACGTCTGGCCGCTGGTGCTCGCCACCGCCGAGATCAGCGTCGGCGGCACCGTGGTCGCCCTGCCCGGTGGAGACGCCGAGCGGGTCGCCGTGCCGACCGCCTCCGCCTCCGCGAATGCCTGGGCGGTGCCCTGGACTCAGATCGCCGGCCTGCTGCTGCTGGTCGCGCTGATCGTGTGGCGGGCCGGGGCCGGACGCCGGCGCAAGGCAGCCCAGCAGCGCGCGGTCGACGCCGCCGTCGCCGACGCGCTGCGCACCGCTTGA